The bacterium genomic sequence GTCGGCGGCCGAGAGGGTCGCGAGGCGGCGCTCGGCATCCTCCAGCATCTCGAGCAGGGTCGAGGTCGCTTTCCCAAGGCGCACCGCCTGCTTCACGTGCTCGATCTCCCGCTCGATCCGGCGCCGCTCCTTGGTCCGGTTCTCGCTCCGCGTCTCCAGGGCGTGCCGGCGGGCGCGCTCCACGAGGGCCTCGCGCACCCGGTCGGTGATCGCACGAATTCGCTCCTCGGTGTAGAGGCGGGTGCGCAGCGCCCCGAGCACGGTCGCCTCCAACCGCCGGCGGGAGACGGCGAGCGAGTTCGAGCACCCGACGGGCCCGCGGCTCTTGAACGTGCCGCAGCGGTAGCTGTGCCGCGTCGTGATGATGTAGTTCCAGCCGCAGGTCGCGCACTTCACGAACCCGCTGAGGAGATAGCGGTGCTGCGCCG encodes the following:
- a CDS encoding zinc ribbon domain-containing protein, which codes for MAACRIGGKPMAPAQHRYLLSGFVKCATCGWNYIITTRHSYRCGTFKSRGPVGCSNSLAVSRRRLEATVLGALRTRLYTEERIRAITDRVREALVERARRHALETRSENRTKERRRIEREIEHVKQAVRLGKATSTLLEMLEDAERRLATLSAADGGNSSGVPERLARVLDQLPELVAERFTDLDALLADHQIERGKQILSALDTKVTLHPCGDHLEVEITGKLEGIFPLLGSIAGQKRWLGEPDSSTC